One part of the Oncorhynchus masou masou isolate Uvic2021 unplaced genomic scaffold, UVic_Omas_1.1 unplaced_scaffold_9705, whole genome shotgun sequence genome encodes these proteins:
- the LOC135538469 gene encoding uncharacterized protein LOC135538469 yields the protein MKRINARGIEETYFWGTQKTLNTLRDMEGLSCYKNVQKDIPQLTDIEFHISSVTHVTTKSGLDGILDSGGFKGGEKSLLWWGLAIDHDDIRAAEDRYLEKIFPDRTPEQRQMQQPILSKFTTSPAFRKASRYGNFRFTFSLSDLLMMYSQQICGGEEPVLRVYGTTVYKQEIMYTMLVHSPGVQELEKYPALNNGGEDVFIYQEGTMVWHAQAVSETHEFQPVTHRPQVVEVEPFDCLYEHDKWYVWDHVTLAFHLPDGQTLQVDREELIENLTACEAVDPFLGVRCVSNSYNCACNCCRLNCSEAEYIVKQKRRDKQSDSTNSTS from the coding sequence ATGAAGCGTATAAATGccagagggatagaggagaccTATTTTTGGGGAACACAAAAGACTCTAAACACACTGAGAGACATGGAAGGCCTCTCTTGTTACAAGAATGTTCAGAAAGACATCCCACAGCTCACTGATATTGAGTTTCACATATCCAGTGTGACCCATGTCACCACAAAGTCTGGTCTTGATGGAATCTTGGATTCAGGTGGATTTAAGGGTGGGGAGAAGAGTCTCCTGTGGTGGGGTCTAGCGATAGATCATGATGATATCAGAGCAGCAGAAGACCGTTACTTGGAGAAGATCTTCCCAGACAGAACACCTGAACAAAGACAGATGCAGCAACCCATCCTCAGCAAGTTCACCACCTCACCTGCCTTTAGGAAGGCATCACGTTATGGGAACTTCAGGTTCACTTTCAGTCTGTCTGATCTCCTGATGATGTACAGTCAGCAGATCTGTGGTGGAGAAGAGCCTGTCCTGAGAGTGTATGGAACTACTGTCTACAAACAAGAGATTATGTACACAATGCTTGTTCACAGTCCAGGTGTACAGGAATTGGAGAAGTACCCAGCTCTTAATAATGGTGGAGAAGATGTTTTTATATACCAAGAGGGGACCATGGTCTGGCATGCACAAGCAGTGTCTGAAACCCATGAGTTTCAGCCGGTAACTCATAGGCCACAGGTGGTTGAAGTGGAACCTTTTGATTGTTTGTATGAACATGACAAGTGGTATGTTTGGGACCATGTGACCCTGGCGTTCCACCTGCCAGATGGTCAGACCCTACAAGTTGATAGAGAAGAACTGATCGAAAACCTCACTGCTTGTGAGGCTGTTGATCCATTTCTTGGGGTAAGGTGTGTCTCCAACAGCTACAACTGTGCATGTAATTGTTGTCGTCTAAACTGCTCTGAAGCTGAATACATTGTGAAGCAGAAAAGAAGAGACAAGCAATCAGACAGCACCAACAGTACCTCATAG